In Saccharicrinis fermentans DSM 9555 = JCM 21142, a genomic segment contains:
- a CDS encoding adenine nucleotide alpha hydrolase family protein, with product MVFCKKFFEEKGIDYELSLSEGKGSFAQETINFADNIEAAAIIIMTTRDIAFHDYILGANEQQIIANSYKVPVMVINPRTDLMKYGYGGGF from the coding sequence TTGGTTTTTTGTAAAAAATTCTTCGAAGAAAAGGGTATTGACTACGAACTATCCTTATCGGAAGGTAAAGGCTCCTTTGCACAAGAAACCATTAATTTTGCGGACAACATTGAGGCGGCTGCCATCATAATCATGACTACCAGAGACATTGCTTTTCATGATTATATACTTGGAGCCAACGAACAACAAATCATCGCCAATAGCTACAAAGTACCTGTTATGGTGATAAACCCAAGAACCGATTTAATGAAATATGGTTACGGAGGTGGATTTTAA
- a CDS encoding GMP reductase, whose product MRIENEIKLGFKDVMFRPKRSTLKSRSQVCLERTFKFLHSSVQWTGIPVMAANMDTVGTFEMAIALGKKKLFSAIHKHYTVEEWNTFINSAPKGIEDYIAVSTGTGEADFDKVTQILDFNKSLKFICIDVANGYSEHFVSFVKRARTQFTDKVIIAGNVVTGEMVEELLLAGADVVKVGIGPGSVCTTRVKTGVGYPQLSAIIECADAAHGLGGLIISDGGCSVPGDVSKAFGAGADFVMLGGMLAGHDESGGETIEKEGKVYKQFYGMSSATAMDKHVGGVAEYRASEGKTVEVAYRGPVEHTLQDILGGLRSTCTYVGASKLKELSKRTTFIRVAEQENKVYSK is encoded by the coding sequence ATGAGAATAGAAAATGAAATTAAATTAGGTTTTAAGGATGTTATGTTTCGGCCTAAACGATCTACATTAAAAAGTAGATCACAGGTTTGTTTGGAACGAACATTTAAGTTTTTGCATAGTAGTGTGCAATGGACAGGTATTCCTGTGATGGCAGCTAATATGGATACTGTGGGAACCTTTGAAATGGCCATTGCTTTGGGTAAGAAAAAGCTTTTTTCTGCGATTCATAAGCATTACACAGTGGAAGAATGGAATACGTTTATAAATAGTGCTCCCAAAGGAATAGAAGATTATATCGCGGTAAGTACAGGTACCGGTGAGGCTGATTTTGATAAAGTGACTCAAATATTAGACTTTAATAAGTCGTTAAAATTTATTTGTATTGACGTGGCCAATGGTTATTCAGAACATTTTGTGTCTTTTGTAAAGAGAGCAAGGACCCAATTTACTGACAAAGTGATTATTGCAGGTAATGTGGTAACCGGAGAGATGGTAGAGGAACTTCTGCTGGCAGGTGCTGATGTTGTTAAGGTGGGTATAGGACCTGGTTCGGTTTGTACTACACGGGTTAAAACCGGCGTGGGATATCCTCAGCTTTCGGCAATTATTGAATGTGCAGATGCAGCTCATGGTCTGGGAGGGCTGATTATCAGTGATGGAGGTTGCTCTGTTCCAGGTGATGTATCTAAGGCTTTTGGTGCCGGAGCTGATTTTGTGATGTTGGGAGGTATGTTGGCCGGTCATGACGAGAGTGGTGGCGAAACCATCGAAAAAGAAGGTAAAGTATATAAGCAGTTTTATGGTATGAGCTCTGCCACTGCCATGGATAAACATGTGGGAGGTGTTGCAGAATATCGAGCTAGCGAAGGTAAGACGGTGGAAGTAGCTTATCGTGGCCCTGTAGAACATACGCTGCAAGATATTCTTGGTGGCCTGCGTAGTACATGTACATATGTGGGTGCGTCAAAATTAAAAGAGCTATCTAAACGGACTACTTTTATTCGGGTAGCGGAACAAGAAAATAAAGTGTATTCAAAATAA
- a CDS encoding non-canonical purine NTP diphosphatase, with amino-acid sequence MKLVFATNNHHKLQELQEILGTAIALKSLDDIHCNTEIPETGMTLEANASQKSRYIYDNYHLNCFADDTGLEIEALNGEPGVFSARYAGEEKDALKNMHKVLHKMQGIENRKARFRTVISLIIDQTEYQFEGIVNGLIKTEASGTKGFGYDPIFIPEGYPISFAEMDSMEKNKISHRARAVEKLVHFLKTR; translated from the coding sequence ATGAAACTTGTTTTTGCAACCAACAATCATCATAAACTCCAAGAACTTCAAGAAATCTTGGGCACAGCGATAGCTTTAAAAAGCTTAGATGATATTCATTGCAACACCGAGATTCCTGAAACAGGAATGACCCTCGAAGCAAATGCCTCCCAGAAATCAAGATATATTTACGACAACTATCATCTCAACTGTTTTGCAGATGATACAGGACTGGAGATTGAAGCACTAAATGGTGAGCCGGGCGTATTCAGCGCCCGCTATGCTGGCGAAGAAAAGGATGCACTAAAAAATATGCATAAAGTTCTGCATAAGATGCAAGGCATAGAAAACAGAAAAGCAAGATTCAGAACTGTTATTTCGTTGATCATAGACCAAACGGAGTACCAATTCGAAGGCATCGTCAATGGACTTATTAAAACCGAGGCATCAGGAACCAAAGGATTTGGCTACGACCCTATTTTCATACCGGAAGGATATCCTATTTCTTTTGCCGAAATGGATTCAATGGAAAAAAATAAAATAAGTCATCGCGCTAGAGCCGTTGAAAAACTGGTTCATTTTTTAAAAACACGATAG
- the atpG gene encoding ATP synthase F1 subunit gamma: MASLKDIRTRIDSVKTTRQVTSAMKLVSAAKLKKAQDNIVRMRPYADKLNEIIYDLINSVEDDSIEIDLADVRETKRVLVVMITSNRGLCGAFNSNVVKEVTKLIKEEYASLFKNASLDVLAIGKQGEKLLKSAGILCVDEKNDIYNHLSYSAVEDISNRIFDDFRKKKYDRVFVAYNEFVNAAVQNATIQQFLPLQLPEKDPRHASVYLYEPDEKTIVSELIPKALKTIFFKTVLDSVAAEHGARMTSMHKATDNASDLISELQLSYNKARQSSITNEILEIVSGAEALRK; encoded by the coding sequence ATGGCTAGCTTAAAAGATATACGTACACGCATAGATTCGGTTAAAACAACTCGACAAGTGACCAGTGCCATGAAACTGGTATCCGCTGCTAAGCTGAAAAAAGCACAGGATAATATTGTTCGAATGAGACCTTATGCAGATAAACTCAATGAGATTATCTACGACCTGATTAACTCAGTGGAAGATGATAGTATAGAAATTGATTTGGCCGATGTGAGAGAAACCAAGCGGGTGCTTGTAGTAATGATTACTAGTAACAGGGGCTTGTGTGGTGCTTTTAATTCCAATGTTGTGAAAGAGGTAACAAAGCTGATAAAGGAAGAATATGCATCGCTCTTTAAAAATGCATCTTTGGATGTGCTGGCTATTGGAAAGCAAGGTGAAAAGCTCCTGAAATCTGCAGGTATTCTTTGCGTAGATGAAAAAAATGATATCTATAATCATCTTAGTTATAGTGCGGTGGAAGATATATCAAACCGTATTTTTGATGACTTCCGAAAAAAGAAGTATGACCGTGTTTTTGTTGCGTATAATGAATTCGTTAATGCTGCAGTCCAAAATGCTACGATCCAACAGTTTCTCCCCCTTCAGTTACCTGAAAAGGATCCGAGACATGCATCTGTATATTTATATGAGCCAGATGAAAAAACGATTGTGAGTGAGCTTATTCCGAAAGCCTTGAAGACTATCTTTTTTAAAACTGTGTTGGATTCTGTGGCTGCTGAGCATGGTGCCAGAATGACTTCGATGCATAAGGCAACCGATAATGCTTCAGACTTGATAAGTGAATTGCAGTTAAGTTATAATAAAGCGCGACAAAGTTCCATTACAAATGAGATTCTTGAAATTGTTAGTGGGGCAGAGGCCTTAAGGAAATAA
- a CDS encoding adenylate/guanylate cyclase domain-containing protein, with protein MTNKVLIKSARRLVLVVLFLLTLQDYNCFAKEGIFNKNIRKKIISSIILCGDTIPLSRISDTIEVNANKFTFVEFNFVPPDINHVQLVRYYLKGLDAGFGEWTLKNSVSYGGLDHGTYAFVLESKVCTQTVYLEIKAPYNRYLFSTILLLLLIVFGITILKISLRGKGDAHSWQRDSIAPLLKKYIIRPQPPLTEVPKLTQRASVKYEKTTVLFADIQGFTKIVEHMNPENLIDELDRFFVHFDEVADKYRIEKIKTIGDAYMCAGGLPEKNRTNPIEVVMAAIEMQRFMQEKGQNAPKSGKDFWELRVGIHTGPVISGVVGRKKLSFDIWGDTVNIASRMESSGVAGKINISGVTYQLVKDFFECEYRGKMPIKYKGETDMYFVKGIVPHLSVKGEGIYPNEDFFTKLQWIRYNDLEEVVLGQLRMELPSSFKYHSIKHTIDVCTQVEVLGRAEGLNSKELLLVKTAALFHDTGYMMNPMKHEVQSVRIAKEILPHFLYTKSEIEAVSQLIMATESNTEPTLLMEKIIKDADLDYLGRADFIPLSEKLWEELCNYKGKISQKEWNKKQHAFLSKHVYYTETAKKLRQVNKEMQLNKIEKLLM; from the coding sequence GTGACTAATAAAGTTTTAATCAAAAGTGCCCGGAGACTTGTTTTAGTTGTTCTATTTCTCTTAACATTACAGGACTATAACTGCTTTGCAAAGGAAGGTATTTTTAATAAGAATATAAGAAAAAAAATAATAAGTTCTATTATTCTTTGTGGAGATACCATTCCGTTATCAAGGATATCGGACACAATAGAGGTAAATGCGAATAAATTTACATTTGTGGAGTTCAATTTTGTGCCTCCCGATATTAATCATGTGCAGTTGGTGCGCTATTATCTGAAAGGATTGGATGCGGGATTTGGGGAATGGACATTAAAAAACAGTGTTAGCTATGGTGGTTTAGATCATGGAACATATGCATTTGTGCTGGAATCAAAGGTTTGTACACAAACTGTTTACTTGGAAATAAAAGCACCATACAACAGATATTTGTTTTCGACTATTCTATTGTTGTTGCTGATTGTTTTTGGGATTACGATCTTAAAGATAAGTTTGAGAGGTAAAGGTGATGCCCATTCCTGGCAACGTGATTCCATTGCACCCTTGTTAAAAAAGTATATTATTCGTCCTCAGCCTCCACTTACAGAAGTGCCCAAGTTAACACAAAGGGCATCTGTTAAGTATGAAAAGACAACAGTTTTGTTTGCCGATATACAAGGATTTACAAAGATTGTGGAGCATATGAATCCGGAGAATTTAATTGATGAGCTGGATCGTTTTTTTGTACATTTCGACGAGGTAGCAGATAAGTATAGGATAGAGAAGATAAAAACCATAGGCGATGCTTATATGTGTGCCGGTGGATTACCAGAGAAAAATAGGACCAACCCCATTGAGGTTGTGATGGCAGCCATAGAAATGCAACGTTTTATGCAAGAGAAGGGGCAGAATGCACCCAAAAGTGGAAAAGATTTCTGGGAGCTACGCGTGGGTATTCATACCGGTCCGGTAATTTCCGGTGTGGTAGGGCGAAAGAAGCTGTCGTTTGATATTTGGGGTGACACGGTAAATATAGCCAGTAGGATGGAGTCATCAGGTGTGGCAGGCAAAATAAATATTTCAGGTGTTACATATCAGCTGGTGAAAGATTTTTTTGAATGTGAATATAGGGGTAAGATGCCTATTAAATATAAGGGAGAAACAGATATGTATTTTGTAAAGGGTATCGTGCCACACCTTTCTGTCAAAGGTGAAGGTATTTATCCCAATGAAGATTTTTTTACGAAGCTTCAATGGATTCGTTATAATGATTTGGAGGAAGTGGTATTGGGTCAGTTGCGTATGGAGCTTCCTTCGTCTTTTAAATATCATAGTATAAAACATACCATCGATGTTTGTACCCAAGTGGAGGTTTTGGGTAGAGCTGAAGGCTTAAATAGTAAGGAGTTATTGCTGGTTAAAACCGCTGCTTTGTTCCATGATACAGGTTATATGATGAACCCAATGAAGCATGAGGTTCAAAGTGTGAGAATTGCAAAAGAAATATTACCTCATTTTTTATATACTAAAAGTGAAATTGAAGCCGTTAGTCAATTGATTATGGCCACCGAAAGTAATACTGAACCAACTTTGTTGATGGAGAAAATTATTAAAGATGCAGACCTTGACTATTTGGGAAGGGCTGATTTTATTCCATTATCAGAAAAGCTTTGGGAAGAATTATGTAACTATAAGGGTAAAATTTCACAAAAGGAATGGAACAAAAAGCAGCATGCTTTTCTTAGTAAGCATGTGTACTATACCGAAACCGCTAAAAAGTTAAGGCAGGTGAATAAAGAAATGCAATTGAACAAGATTGAGAAATTATTAATGTAA
- the atpE gene encoding ATP synthase F0 subunit C gives MTLSLTAVGLGIIVLGAGLGIGKLAFGAMEAMARQPEISSKIQTAMIIAAALIEGLALFAIVVALLKG, from the coding sequence ATGACACTTTCTCTTACAGCTGTAGGTCTGGGAATTATCGTATTAGGTGCAGGCCTAGGAATTGGGAAATTAGCTTTCGGAGCGATGGAAGCAATGGCACGTCAGCCCGAAATTTCCTCAAAAATACAAACTGCTATGATTATTGCAGCTGCACTTATTGAAGGATTAGCCCTATTTGCTATTGTAGTTGCTCTTCTTAAAGGATAA
- the atpB gene encoding F0F1 ATP synthase subunit A, with protein MRKFLCVLMLLASVFYSSMYASEEEVPSEPSEKAFDPTSLIMHHISDAHVWHILSWGEGEHEKHIEIPLPIILYDQGQVHFFLYSKFDDDTHIAESKGSYFLYHHGKIYKTDAEGTIYKDALGHISNDVPLDFSLKRNVWSMWLSIALIIWIFVASARAYRAGPAKPKGIQAFVEPIILFVKEDIVEAQICPQKAHKFVPYLLTVFFFIWINNLLGLIPFFPGGSNFTGNISVTMVLAVITFLLTNINGSKGYWKHTLTAPGVPFFVKLILVPVEIIGLFTKPFALMIRLLANITAGHIVILSLVSLVFILKTIYISPVSVILSVIMLSLELLVAVLQAYIFTLLSALFIGMAVEDYEH; from the coding sequence ATGAGGAAATTTCTTTGTGTACTAATGTTGCTCGCGAGTGTCTTTTATTCAAGCATGTATGCTTCCGAAGAAGAGGTGCCTTCAGAACCAAGTGAAAAGGCTTTTGATCCAACCAGTTTGATTATGCATCATATATCGGATGCGCACGTATGGCACATCCTTTCATGGGGTGAGGGTGAGCACGAGAAGCACATTGAGATACCTTTACCTATTATATTATACGATCAGGGTCAAGTACATTTTTTCTTATATTCCAAGTTTGACGATGACACGCATATAGCCGAAAGTAAAGGGAGTTACTTTTTGTATCACCATGGTAAGATTTATAAAACAGATGCAGAGGGTACTATTTATAAAGATGCGTTAGGACATATTAGCAATGATGTGCCATTGGATTTTTCTTTGAAACGAAATGTTTGGTCCATGTGGTTGTCTATTGCTTTGATTATATGGATATTTGTGGCTTCGGCAAGGGCCTATAGAGCTGGTCCGGCAAAGCCCAAAGGAATACAGGCATTTGTGGAGCCTATTATCTTGTTTGTGAAGGAGGATATTGTGGAAGCCCAAATTTGTCCTCAAAAGGCACATAAATTTGTGCCTTACTTGCTGACTGTTTTCTTTTTTATATGGATTAATAATTTGTTGGGTTTAATACCATTTTTCCCTGGAGGAAGTAACTTTACTGGTAATATATCGGTAACGATGGTATTGGCTGTTATCACATTTTTATTGACTAATATTAATGGCAGTAAGGGCTACTGGAAACACACATTAACAGCTCCGGGAGTTCCCTTTTTTGTAAAGTTAATATTAGTTCCCGTTGAAATTATAGGACTGTTTACGAAACCATTTGCACTGATGATTCGTTTACTGGCTAATATAACAGCCGGACATATCGTTATATTAAGTTTGGTTTCACTCGTCTTTATTTTAAAAACAATTTATATTTCCCCGGTATCCGTTATATTGTCTGTGATTATGCTATCACTTGAATTATTGGTAGCTGTTTTACAAGCTTATATTTTTACATTGTTATCGGCTTTATTTATTGGAATGGCGGTTGAAGATTATGAACATTAA
- the atpA gene encoding F0F1 ATP synthase subunit alpha — protein MENIRPAEVSELLKKQIQGFTTETNLEEVGTVLQVGDGIARVYGLNNVRANELVEFESCKGVVLNLEQDNVGVVLLGASHEIKEGDIVKRTGTIASVMVGDGMLGRVIDTNGDPIDGKGSIDGALFEFPLERKAPGVIYRQPVQEPLQTGLKAIDSMIPIGRGQRELIIGDRQTGKTAVAIDTIINQRDNFEKGKPVYCIYVAIGQKGSTVAQIVKTLEKYGAMEYTTVVSASASYPAAMQFYAPFTGTALGEYFRDTGRAALIIYDDLSKQAVSYREVSLLLRRPPGREAYPGDVFYLHSRLLERAAKIIDSDEIAVQMNDLPESIKGKVKGGGSLTALPIIETQAGDVSAYIPTNVISITDGQIFLEGNLFNAGIRPAINVGISVSRVGGNAQIKSMKKVSGTLKLDQAQYRELEAFSKFGSDMDAATRAVLDKGGKNVELLKQAQYAPVKIAHQVALIYCGTQGLLSDVPLVKVKEFERSFIDDLEMKHKEVIEALGNGIISDAETNVLKEVAADIARRFKVVEEE, from the coding sequence ATGGAAAATATTAGACCTGCCGAGGTTTCGGAACTATTAAAAAAGCAAATACAAGGTTTTACAACAGAAACTAACCTGGAAGAGGTGGGTACAGTGCTCCAGGTGGGTGATGGTATTGCGCGTGTATACGGGCTTAACAACGTGAGAGCTAATGAGCTGGTTGAATTTGAGTCCTGCAAAGGTGTTGTTTTAAACCTGGAACAAGATAATGTGGGTGTTGTACTTTTGGGTGCGTCACATGAGATTAAAGAAGGGGATATTGTAAAGCGTACCGGAACAATTGCTTCTGTTATGGTAGGTGATGGTATGTTAGGCCGTGTGATCGATACCAATGGTGACCCGATTGATGGTAAAGGTAGTATTGACGGAGCGTTGTTTGAGTTTCCCTTGGAGAGAAAAGCACCAGGTGTAATTTATCGACAGCCTGTTCAAGAACCTTTGCAAACAGGTTTGAAGGCCATTGATTCAATGATTCCCATCGGTAGGGGACAACGTGAGTTAATTATTGGAGATCGTCAAACAGGAAAGACGGCTGTAGCCATTGATACTATTATCAATCAACGTGATAATTTTGAAAAAGGAAAGCCTGTCTATTGTATTTATGTGGCCATCGGACAAAAGGGTTCTACGGTGGCTCAGATTGTAAAAACACTGGAGAAGTACGGGGCAATGGAATATACCACCGTGGTGTCTGCTAGTGCTTCTTATCCTGCTGCCATGCAGTTTTATGCCCCCTTTACGGGTACTGCTCTTGGTGAGTATTTTAGAGATACGGGTAGAGCTGCCTTAATAATTTATGATGATTTGTCGAAGCAGGCTGTATCCTACCGTGAAGTTTCCTTGTTGTTACGTCGTCCACCTGGTAGAGAAGCTTATCCGGGTGATGTGTTTTACTTACACTCTCGTTTGTTGGAAAGGGCTGCAAAAATTATCGATTCCGATGAGATTGCTGTTCAAATGAATGATCTACCGGAGTCTATCAAAGGGAAAGTAAAAGGAGGAGGTTCTTTAACTGCGTTGCCTATTATTGAAACGCAGGCAGGTGATGTATCTGCTTATATTCCCACCAATGTGATCTCCATTACTGATGGTCAGATATTCCTGGAGGGAAATTTGTTTAACGCAGGTATTCGTCCGGCGATTAACGTGGGTATCTCAGTCTCACGTGTGGGTGGTAATGCACAAATAAAGTCCATGAAAAAAGTGTCGGGTACTTTGAAGTTAGATCAGGCACAATATAGAGAACTGGAAGCTTTTTCTAAGTTTGGTTCAGATATGGATGCAGCTACTAGAGCTGTTCTTGACAAGGGAGGTAAGAATGTGGAGTTGTTAAAACAGGCGCAATATGCACCGGTAAAAATAGCACACCAGGTGGCATTGATCTATTGTGGAACGCAAGGGTTGTTGTCGGATGTGCCTCTGGTAAAGGTTAAAGAGTTTGAGCGAAGCTTTATCGATGACCTGGAAATGAAACATAAGGAAGTGATAGAGGCTCTTGGAAATGGAATAATATCTGATGCAGAAACCAACGTTCTTAAGGAAGTAGCTGCCGATATAGCCCGAAGATTTAAGGTGGTTGAAGAGGAATAA
- a CDS encoding bactofilin family protein → MAKSYEPETKLHNLIGSGTKIIGNIETTESIRIDGEIEGNIASKGKVVIGAKGKVKGEVNCLNSEIEGALEGKVMVKELLSLKATSKLVGDIETSKLTIEPGAVFTGKCQMGGSSGMVEPQANSAKK, encoded by the coding sequence ATGGCAAAGTCTTACGAACCCGAAACTAAATTACATAACCTAATTGGTTCAGGTACTAAAATTATAGGTAATATCGAAACCACTGAAAGCATCCGAATTGACGGTGAAATAGAAGGTAATATTGCATCTAAAGGAAAAGTGGTGATTGGTGCTAAAGGAAAAGTTAAAGGAGAGGTTAATTGTCTTAACTCAGAGATTGAAGGTGCTTTAGAAGGTAAAGTGATGGTGAAAGAATTGCTTTCATTAAAGGCAACATCAAAGTTGGTGGGAGACATCGAAACCAGTAAGTTGACCATTGAGCCAGGCGCGGTGTTTACTGGTAAATGTCAAATGGGAGGTAGTTCTGGTATGGTAGAACCTCAGGCAAACAGTGCTAAAAAATAA
- the atpF gene encoding F0F1 ATP synthase subunit B, protein MDFILTPDPGLVFWTTLSFVFLVFILKKYAWGPILHALNVRNETIEQSLQAAEKAKAEIDNLVKVRQEMMDAAKDERDELLKETRELKDKIIAEARLGASQEADKIIDSARKQIVAEKVAAMKELKKQVAELSVDIAGLIIQSELKDDNKQRAIIDSYLENVKFN, encoded by the coding sequence ATGGATTTTATATTAACACCCGATCCGGGTTTAGTTTTTTGGACTACTCTTTCTTTTGTTTTTTTGGTATTTATCCTAAAGAAATATGCATGGGGACCTATCTTACATGCTTTAAATGTTAGGAATGAGACCATAGAGCAATCGCTGCAAGCTGCCGAAAAGGCCAAGGCTGAAATAGATAATCTGGTCAAGGTTAGGCAGGAGATGATGGATGCTGCTAAAGATGAGCGAGACGAGCTGTTGAAGGAAACCCGTGAGCTGAAGGATAAAATCATAGCGGAGGCTCGCCTTGGTGCAAGTCAGGAAGCCGATAAAATAATCGATTCAGCGAGAAAACAAATAGTGGCAGAAAAGGTAGCTGCCATGAAGGAATTAAAAAAGCAGGTGGCCGAATTGTCGGTTGATATTGCTGGTCTTATCATCCAATCTGAATTAAAAGACGACAACAAGCAAAGAGCTATTATTGATAGCTACCTTGAGAATGTAAAATTTAATTAA
- a CDS encoding universal stress protein, with product MENSENIILVPYDFTEVAMHAVDHAKSISSKNNIKICLLHIVKKDSDIEPSLQKLNEETALIKDKYNIETQGIVREGTIFKTINEVAQEMNAIMVIMGTHGIRGMQKLTGSWALKVIVGSKIPFFVVQEKPIDCEVKKIVFPVDFKTENKEKLYWAEFISKLVNT from the coding sequence ATGGAGAACTCTGAAAACATAATATTGGTACCGTATGACTTCACCGAAGTTGCCATGCATGCAGTAGACCATGCCAAGTCTATCTCAAGCAAAAACAATATTAAAATTTGCCTGTTGCATATTGTTAAAAAAGATAGCGACATTGAACCTTCCCTTCAAAAACTAAACGAAGAAACGGCTCTTATAAAGGATAAATACAACATAGAAACCCAAGGTATTGTAAGAGAGGGAACCATCTTTAAAACCATCAACGAAGTAGCGCAAGAAATGAATGCTATTATGGTTATTATGGGAACACATGGTATCCGAGGAATGCAAAAACTGACCGGGAGCTGGGCTCTAAAGGTTATTGTTGGTTCTAAAATACCATTTTTTGTGGTTCAAGAAAAACCGATCGACTGCGAAGTGAAAAAAATTGTCTTCCCCGTAGATTTTAAAACCGAAAATAAAGAAAAATTATACTGGGCAGAATTTATTTCTAAACTAGTTAACACCTAA
- the atpH gene encoding ATP synthase F1 subunit delta, whose protein sequence is MNNSLISVRYAKALFLLSKEKGQVENVYKDMTMLWDYCNNTEEFNELLKSPVITPSKKKKALKNIFDKYVSDLTMNFLNIMVDNRRELMLASIARNYVDFYKEEKNIKSVSLYTAFALDEDYLLAIKELLHKELGSQIELTVRVRDNLIGGFILMVDGKMMDATVANKLKQIKKRLLS, encoded by the coding sequence ATGAACAACAGTTTAATTTCCGTAAGATATGCAAAGGCTTTATTTCTTTTGAGTAAGGAAAAAGGCCAGGTGGAGAATGTGTATAAAGACATGACTATGCTCTGGGATTATTGTAATAATACAGAGGAGTTTAATGAGCTTTTGAAAAGTCCGGTGATTACCCCCAGTAAAAAGAAAAAGGCGCTAAAAAATATTTTTGATAAGTATGTAAGCGATTTAACCATGAATTTCTTAAATATCATGGTGGATAATAGGCGCGAACTTATGTTGGCTTCTATAGCCCGAAATTATGTTGACTTTTATAAGGAGGAGAAAAATATTAAGTCTGTATCGTTATATACTGCTTTTGCGTTGGATGAGGACTATCTGCTGGCTATTAAAGAGTTGCTTCATAAAGAGTTGGGGTCTCAGATAGAACTGACAGTGCGGGTTAGGGATAACCTGATTGGTGGTTTTATTTTAATGGTGGATGGAAAGATGATGGATGCTACGGTGGCCAATAAGTTGAAGCAAATTAAAAAGAGACTGTTGAGTTAG